Within Triticum dicoccoides isolate Atlit2015 ecotype Zavitan chromosome 1B, WEW_v2.0, whole genome shotgun sequence, the genomic segment AAAAAAGCGCTAGTCCGACAAGCCGGAGCCGTTGCGATCGACGTGGCCGTATATATCCACCCGATGCCATTACGTGCAAGCCAGCTTcgctccatccatccatccaccgcccgtccgtccgtccatcgtcACCTGCGTCGCATGCATGGCTAGCTCACCGGCGCTCCCTACGCACGCGACGCACCGCCAACAACCCGAGGCTCTCGGCCGCTACGCACCCAGCCAGCCAGCACGCCCCCGTCGTCACGTGCTTTACGTCCAGACGCACATTTGTACTCGCGCGAGCGGCTTTTGGCTGGAAAGCGTGCATGCGTTTCTGACTTTTTGGCAAGGGCGGGCGGCAGACATGTCCAGGTGTCCGGGGAGGCCAGGAAGCGTGTCCATGGCGACGCGCAACGCATTTTGTTGGGGTCGAAACGTGCGGGGAAAACGGAAGCCTTTTTGCATGGATAGACAGCAGTGACGCCGCGCGTATGTGCGTGCGTGAGGACGAAACGCGCTGCGTGGCGTTGGGCTGGCGATGTTTATCTTCGTGCTGATGAATTAATGCCGTGTGTTTattgttttccattttttttgttgCTTTTGCTGCTAGTATTTATCGGTGAGGGTGAAAACTGAAAAGATATGTCCTGCTCGCGTTCACAGGATACCGGCATTGTTTGAGATTACGTTTTTGCCCTCCTCCCCGCACCGGCCAGGAAAAGGAATTGCAATTTTTTTTGGCATAACCCAAATCTATTGAAGCCAATGCAAACATTTTCGGGGCGCAAATTTGGAAACACCAAATAAATTTGGAGGTTCTTTTGTCTAAAATTTAATTGTTTCTTCGATAACATTGAAAGAAAACGAACTATGTATGAATTTGAGTTGGGCACATCATCGACGACACCCTTCGGCATTTTAAAAAATAAATGCAAGACATGCGAGACATTTGTATTCTCAGGTTTATCTGATCCGCTCGTTGAGGTATGAATTAAGAAAATGCATTCATGCGCGGCGTACGACTGCGGCAATGTGGTTGGACCGAAAAAAGGTCGATGCCGCGGTAGTAAATTGTTGCCCAGTCCGACCCCTTTCCACCCCACCTGCCTTCTCTTTTTATACCAGTCTCCTTCGCAACCTCCCAccgccaacccccccccccttcttctccaGACTTTCGTCCACCCCTCCTTCTCGCGCCCATCCTTCCAGTCCACCTCACCGTCGCGCAATGGAGATCCACCCCCTCATTCTTGTGACTGTCCTTCCGGTCCACCCCACCACCGAGATCCACCCCTCCTTCTCGCGCCCATCCTTGCAGTCCACCCCACCGTCNNNNNNNNNNNNNNNNNNNNNNNNNNNNNNNNNNNNNNNNNNNNNNNNNNNNNNNNNNNNNNNNNNNNNNNNNNNNNNNNNNNNNNNNNNNNNNNNNNNNNNNNNNNNNNNNNNNNNNNNNNNNNNNNNNNNNNNNNNNNNNNNNNNNNNNNNNNNNNNNNNNNNNNNNNNNNNNNNNNNNNNNNNNNNNNNNNNNNNNNNNNNNNNNNNNNNNNNNNNNNNNNNNNNNNNNNNNNNNNNNNNNNNNNNNNNNNNNNNNNNNNNNNNNNNNNNNNNNNNNNNNNNNNNNNNNNNNNNNNNNNNNNNNNNNNNNNNNNNNNNNNNNNNNNNNNNNNNNNNNNNNNNNNNNNNNNNNNNNNNNNNNNNNNNNNNNNNNNNNNNNNNNNNNNNNNNNNNNNNNNNNNNNNNNNNNNNNNNNNNNNNNNNNNNNNNNNNNNNNNNNNNNNNNNNNNNNNNNNNNNNTCCTTCCGGTCCACCCCACCGCCGCGCAATGGAGATCCACCCCTCCTTCTTGCGCCCATCCTTCCAGTCCCCCTCACCACCGCACAATGGAGATCCACCCCTCGTTCTTGCGTTCTTGTGACCATCCTTCCGATCCACCCCACCGCCGCGCAATGGAGATCCACCCCTCCTTCTTGCGCCCATCTTTCCAGTCCACCCTACCACCGCACAATGGAGATCCACCCTCTCCCTCTAGCCATCGAATCTTAGTGAAGACCACCGTCTGGTTCAACGAGCAGCGCCGACTTGTCATGTTCGCCTCGAGTTGAGAGCTGCTCCCCCCACTCACTCCAAAAATAACCGCCCGCGGCGACCGAATGCCCATGGGCGGATCTAGCCGGACACGGAAATTCTAGAGCACAGTGAGGTTTAGTTAGCCACGGGTGAGAAGAAATGATGTTACCTCGGGAACGATGCCCAAAAGTCCGGGCGGGTCGATTGAGGCAGCGAGGAAGAACGGCGGTTGGGAGGGGCGCGGCGGAGAGAAGCGGGGAACAATAGTGATAGCAAGAGGGTAGGAGTCGGCGGTCAAACGGAGCGGGTCGGGGCGGCAGCTGCGGAGGCCGGATTGTGGTGGGACGGGCGGGTCAGGGGGAGGACGACGAAAGGGTACGGGAGGAAGAAGCGGCGTAAGGGTAGGGAGCGACGCAGGGTGGGGTGGGGGGACCGCTCACATCCAGATCTCGGTGATGCCGCCGCCGTCGATCAACTCTCCCCCCTCCTTACCCCCACGGTATTACTAACTCTAAATATTTTTTTCTAAAATAAAACACCAGAAGCTTAGATCGGCGTAAGGAAAAAAGAAAACACATAGGGCTGTTTTGGTACTTCCATTTCCTCAGTTTTTGCCCCTATGGTAATTCGCTCGCCTATTTAATTAGCGAAATGCCGCCGTCCACCGAGGGTCAGTGGCCATAATACGAACGAACTGCCGCCccatggcttcctcctcctcttcctcccgtaCCCCTTCGCCCTCCCCCACCTGACCCGCCCCGACCCGCCCAGTCCGGCTGCCGGCCCGCCCCGCTCCGACCGCCGTCTCCTAccctcccgccgccgccctcgTTCCCCGCCTCCCNNNNNNNNNNNNNNNNNNNNNNNNNNNNNNNNNNNNNNNNNNNNNNNNNNNNNNNNNNNNNNNNNNNNNNNNNNNNNNNNNNNNNNNNNNNNNNNNNNNNNNNNNNNNNNNNNNNNNNNNNNNNNNNNNNNNNNNNNNNNNNNNNNNNNNNNNNNNNNNNNNNNNNNNNNNNNNNNNNNNNNNNNNNNNNNNNNNNNNNNNNNNNNNNNNNNNNNNNNNNNNNNNNNNNNNNNNNNNNNNNNNNNNNNNNNNNNNNNNNNNNNNNNNNNNNNNNNNNNNNNNNNNNNNNNNNNNNNNNNNNNNNNNNNNNNNNNNNNNNNNNNNNNNNNNNNNNNNNNNNNNNNNNNNNNNNNNNNNNNNNNNNNNNNNNNNNNNNNNNNNNNNNNNNNNNNNNNNNNNNNNNNNNNNNNNNNNNNNNNNNNNNNNNNNNNNNNNNNNNNNNNNNNNNNNNNNNNNNNNNNNNNNNNNNNNNNNNNNNNNNNNNNNNNNNNNNNNNNNNNNNNNNNNNNNNNNNNNNNNNNNNNNNNNNNNNNNNNNNNNNNNNNNNNNNNNNNNGAGCAGCAGCTCTCAGCTCGACGCGAACAGGGCAGTGGGCTGCCCGTTGAACTGGGCGGCGTTCTTGGCTGGAATTCGAGCCATGTTAACGGATTTCACGAGATTGGTTGCCTAGAGGTTTTCCATTCCATCCTTGGACCGTGTTTCTGCAACTGTGGTGTGGACAGTTTGTTTTCACAGCGTGCCGGCTTAGATTAGTTACTGATGAACTAACATGATGTATGAATGCAGATTATTCGGGTGGGGGATGTGCCTGGACGAGCGGGTGTAGTTAATTAGTTATTAATGCTGCTGTTTTTGGCTTTTTGCAGTGAGCTGTCGACACAGGGTACAACTGCTTAATCATACACATGAGTCTGATTTTCAGGTGGCCAAACACTCTTGTTTTTACTCTTCGTTTAAGTGACAGCAAACTGTTACAGTTTCCAATTTCCGTATGTTCTCTCCCTCATCTTGATTTTATTACTGCAGTTTTTAAGTCTGGAAGATTACCAAGACGCAAGGGTATTGCCTGAACAGAGCAATTGAGTGCTAAATCTGTCATCATGTTTAATTATTAGTTCCAAGTTTGTTCTTAATCAATAAATGATGTTATGGTTGATCCTTGTCTGTGCAGGAAATTTACACCTCGTTTCCATTTTTATGATGATCATTTATTCCTCTGCAAACTATTCCAAAATGCTATGAGACTAAAACATGTGAAACTCATATGTCCCGATTTTGTTCATTTAATGCTCTGTTGAAGTTTTTATGCTTTGTGTATGTTCTTATGCTGGCACTAGATCTGTGTCCGTTCATCCTCCACAATTAGTGTACAATCTTCTGTCGCCATTATGTTCATCAACATTGCTCATGCTAAGCCTTATCTACTGCTGAAGAATGCCTGTTCTTGCCAAATTGATATCTCTGTGAAGTTTTTGTCCTGTACCATGACCCCTTAAAGAAAACATGTTTTCCTCGCATTTTGCATGTCGACTTGCAGAGTTTGGACTGACTGCTGACCATATTTACTTAATCTGATTTGCAGGAAGAGTTAATGAAAAAGCATTGTTGATCCATAAGCAAGGGAATTGTGGTTGGCATCATGCCACATAGAAATATGTGTTGGACACATCAGGGTGATAATCTTGAATCAGAGGAAGGACAAGCTCAGCCTGAAAATTACAATAATGGTGGGACTGGGAGTAATTTATCCAATCAGGGCGTGCAAGTTGCTCTTGGAGCTCCAGGAAATACTACTAATGATGGAGTCCGTGATTCACGGAGTTATTACTATGAGAGCATTAATAATCAGCTCCAGCATGCTCAGAATTTATACCCATATGGAGGCGTTGATCCAAGTTTTGTCTACCCATCGACTATGTACAATCCCGGTATGTCAACACCATCTGTGAACAGATATGTTCCTCATGCAAGTTTTGGACAGGGCAATCCACCACCCTCACCTTCATATCATCAAGTTGCCACAGGAACTAGGGATGAGAGTAGCAGCAGTAGCAGTTTTGGTGATGCTACCAGAGAATCCATGAAAACGAGGAATGCTGTAATTGAGAGTGGCCATCATTTTGATCATGGATTTGCAAGCTCGAGTTCATCTGCTCATGTGCCTCAGAATCCTGCACGAGGGACATGGGGTGCTTCATTTGAATCACATGGTGCACCAAATGGCTCTTCTGCTGATGGACCAAACAGGTCAACACCAATGGCTATTCACCCAGCATTGGTGCGTCATGGTAACTATGTATTTCCAGCTGGTCACATGGGCCAGGGCAATACATGGACTACACACCCtgcaaatgttattgctgatggagTCCCACACTGGGCATACAACAATGCAGTCCTCAATCCTTCAGGTAAGTAAACCTTCGTGATTAATAAAAGTGAAATTATTTTGCTAAGTGATGATTCAAGGCACTTTTTTTATGGCTGTCAGTAGTTTTCATTGAATAATTAGTGGCTTATATTCTTGGTAGCTTTCATTAGTTAGATTAACTGTAACCTTTTATAAGTTATGGCCTGGCTATAGGATATAATTCTGTGAGTGAGATGTGGAGAGGTAACCGAGAATCTTGCTTTTCTAACAGGTCAGTTTGCTCATGGAACAATGGGCATGCCAAATGGTAGTCTTCAAGATTACCAAGCTGGCCCTTCTGCTAATTTTCATGGGCCTTTACCTCATTTCAACCAGATTCCTATGCATAGCATGCAAACTCCTGCTATGCTTAATCATATTCAGATGCAAGGGCCTCAGCGTCAAAGCAATGTAGTGCAAGGTGCAAATCCTTCTGGAGTGGTGCAAGGTGCAAATCCTTCTGGAGTGGTGCAAGGTGCAAACCCTGCTGGAATGGTGCAAGGTGCAAATCCTGCTGGAATGGTGCAAGGTGCAAATCAAGCTGGAATGGTGCAAGGTCCAAACCCTTCTGGAATGGTGCAAGGTGCAAATCGTTCTCGAAGGGCGTTCACCTGGGATCCATGTCTGCCTTTCTCCAGTTCTGGACATACTAATGGACCTCCAGTTCATGCATTTTTTACAGATCAAGTTTACAATGGGAGTCTAAGACTTCTTCAGGTGATTCACATTTCCATACATTCTTCTCATGGAATGACAGCATGCATGTAGCTCTAATTGCATAATTAATGCTGGAAAAAAAAATCTTCCTTGGATACTTTGTTTGCGTCTACCTGCTGTTTCTTGCGAAGCATAGAAGATGTATTACCCGTTTGCATGTATAATTTGGACTTGAATCCTTGATTCTGCAAGGATATGCATGCTTCatacttatgctggaaacacaatTTCATTTTCAAAGAGTAATTAATTGATGTATGAATTTAGTCATAAAGATCTCTGGGATATTTTTTTCAAGAAAACATTGCCAATTATTACCCTTGATTGCTGAAGTGCTGCACATTTATTTTACTTGAAATCTTCAAAATATGCCTGTCATCAAGTtttagaaaatcaaattacctaaaCATTTTTTGTGAGCCCTCTACCATATGTATTTTCCCCTGCAATCTGTGTTTCATGAATAGCATGCCCTAATTTTGGCCAAGACAAATGAAACCATTTTTCCATTGCTGTGATACGTGATTATCATGTTTCTGTTGTCTTGCTTGCCTACTGCCTCTATTAGTATCTACAGACATTAAAATTTGCCATCCGTACCTCACTAATACTGTATTTCTACATGACTGGGCTTACTTTTATGAGTGATTTCCTTTTGAATATGGCTATCTGATGTAATCAATCTGCCCATACAGCAAGCTGCTATGGCGACTATGTCAACATTTTATGATGCAATACATCTTATTGACGAACAATGGGATATGGGGCTAGATATAGACGGCATGACCTATGAGGTATGGAGCAGATGACCAACTCACAATAGTTTCTTGCAGACACTTTCACGGGTTTACATGTATGTAACTGATAAAACGTGGTCCTGCTCTCCTGCAGGAGCTTCTAGCATTGCAAGAACAGATTGGAGATGTCAATACCGGTTTGCCAGAAAGGTACATCTGTCAAAATCTGAGGGTACATTGGTATGTTGTTCCCAGGGCAGCTCGCGGGTCCGATCAGTCTGTGGAGAAGGATGCTTGCATTATATGCCAGGTATTATCCCTTGCACATTCTATCTCTTGTGTTCATAACACCACTAGGTCTTAATTTCTAAGTTTTGTACTGTACTAAAAATTAACCTGACAATATTTACATAGTAATAATATTGTAGCTCCTTATCCTTTTTAGAAGCAGCTCATTTACCTAGAACAGTCAATACACCCCTTTGTCAGGATCGACGGCTAGATTAACCAGATATGCAGTTTTTGCTGTCAATGCCCGTCTCTGGTTTCTAAAGCGCGTTTGTTCCGTGTCTTTGCAGGAGGAGTTTGAGGCGAGAGACCTTGTAGGAGCCCTCGACTGCGGTCACAAGTACCATGAGGTGTGCATCAGGCAGTGGCTGATGGTGAAGAACTTATGCCCCATCTGCAAGGCAACAGCTCTGCCAGCAGAGTGAAGCAGCGGGTGTCCGCCGCGCCAATAAATCATTTGCCGCAGCAGTGACTGAGATGATTCAGCTCAGTTTCTTGTACATAAGAGATGTTGGATGATTTGTGTTATTTACCTGTAATTTCCTGTTCGGTTTGTTGTGGACATAGCCTGCCCCAAAACTGTATAGCCAGAATGCATGGTTTCATTTCCTAGACTGCTCTTAGACCCCCCATGGTGCCTGAACTTCTCTCATCATGGCTTTCCTAGATTGTCTGCCCCTTTTATCTATTTGTACATTGTAATTAAACCTATATATTTCCCTTTGCCAAAAATCAGAGTTGAGAACTCAAATGGTTCTTTCTTCTGGATGTTCTATATGGTTTTCTTGGTTTTGCAGTTTCGGTTTGCACGGGTGTTTGGTTAGGCTTAACTTTGGCTTTTGGAGTTTGGTTTATATAACTCAAAAAAGCATCTATTTTTATGCTCTTGGCTTTGGCTTTTGACTGGATATACTGTTACATGATGGTATAAGCCAAAAGCAGAAAAATATACTATGTTTTTTTGGATTATAAACCAAAAATAGTCTAGCAATAGTTTTTGGCTTTTAACTGTAGTTTTCATGATGGGAGTCTGCAAAAATATTTGGTACAGTAACAGTTTTACCATGACAAATCCCCTGAACGAAATGGAACTGTGTAAACAAGCAGACTCAGGAATACACAGATCCAAGACGTAGAAAACATCCCAAGGAAAGGCCTGTAAGAAATTCGCGATAACCTCACTCACACTTTCAAATCCCTAAACTATACCAGCAAAGGCTGTAGTCCTGAACGAATCAAATGTATCAAACATGGCAAAATGAACACTGGGATATGGTTGATGGCGCATGAATACAAACGAGGACTATGACTGCAATAACATAGTGCCCTCCCCTACAGTATAAGATGCCAATGCCCACAATCTTGAGCTAAGAGGAACAACAGTTGGATTTCTTCACCGCGGAGACGTCGTCCTTGGAGCCGACGTTGATGGTCTTGCCCTTGGGGGGCGCGGCGGGGTCGTCGCCGATGTCGAGGGCCTTCTTGCTCACCACACGGTAGATCTGGGAGAGCACCTCGGTGAAGGCGTCCTCGACGTTCATCGCCTCGAGGGCGGACGTCTCCATGAAGAAGGTGTTCTCGCGCTCGGCAAAGGCCTTGGCGTCCTCGGACGGGACGACCCTGAGGTGGCGCAGGTCGGCCTTGTTCCCCACGAGCATGATCACGATGTTGGCGTCCGTGTGGTCCTTGAGCTCCCTCAGCCACCTCTCGACGTTCTCGAAGGTGACGTGCCTCGTGACGTCGTAGACCACCAGGGCGCCGACCGCCCCGCGGTAGTACGCGCTCGTGATCGCCCGGTACCTGCGGACGCAGCGCAAACCGACGATCAGTCGCCGGCGCGGGTAACAGCTGAACAGCAAATGGGCATGTATCATGTATGGTCGCTCTCATTGATGAACATGGGCAGTTAAATTAGTCGCTCTCAATTAAAAGGTTCCTGCGTCTAATCGACCTCTGATTACAAATTGTTCAGCACAGGAGTTGTAATTGATGGCTACAAGAGTTCCAAGCATGTTCAGCACAGGATTGCATGTACAGTCAGTCTATATCAGGGTCAGCTCCTGGCCCTACACAATCTTCAGCTGCAACAGCGCATTGCTAAAAATGTGATACCCTGAACCTGAAGCATGTCAGGCTGCTCAGCCATGGAAAGCTATGTATGGATCGAGGCAATGCCAAATCAAATCTCAACATTCAGTGAAGCATTTCAACCGAACGCAGCAGCGTGTGCTGCTGCTGGCCTGCAGCATCATCCAAGAATCGCCGACGACAAGGGGCCATGAGATCCACATGCCACACCAGCTGCTGTAACGAGGAATGGATCTGGGGGTTGGAATGGGGGTCGGGTTTACCTCTCCTGGCCGGCGGTGTCCCAGATCTGGGCCTTGACGACCTTGTCGTCGACGTGGATGCTGCGGGTGGCGAACTCGACGCCGATGGTGGACTTGGACTCGAGGCTGAACTCGTTGCGGGTGAAGCGGGTGAGCAGGTTGGACTTGCCCACCCCGGAGTCCCCGATCAGCACCACCTTGAACAGGTAGTCGTAGTCGTCCTCCGCCCTGTACGCCATCTCCCTTTCCTCCGGCCGCCTTCTTCCTCGTCGGCGGCGGGCTCTTccttgctgctgctactgcttctcGTTGGCTGCGGCTGGATAGATCGTATCACGGCCGGGGTGGTTGTGGCTTCCGCTCCGCTCCGTTAGTCGGCCGCACGCCGCGCCAGCCGCCAGCGACCTGACGCGACGTGCCTGGGCCCAAGGAATGAGAAATGCGGGCCCGGTCCAGCCCATACGGGATGGATGGGCCTGGGCTGCCCTCACTCGGTTCACTTCACACGGCAAGCCCAGGAGCCAGTCAcactcaaaaagaaaagaaaaaagagccggccacactccactccactccactgACGGCAGCGGCAGCATGAGCGGCGCGGCGCGGACGGCGCGGCGACCCCAGCTACGGCACCGGGACGACGGCGCTGCTCTCTCTGGTATCCGGCTCCCCCTcatcctcgcgcctcttccgcattcCTCTCCCGCTCGGAGCCAGGGGTTTTGGGGCCGGGATGACCTGGGGTGCGCCCGCCGTGCCTCTGGCCATGCGGCGCTTACGGCAGATCGACGCCTGCTCCGGCGATGGGGCGCCTCTGATCTCGGGCCTCCTCTCTTGATCGCGCGGGGTGTGCGTCTGGGGTTCCGTCCGTCCGTCGCGGCTCCCGCCGCGTTCGCGAGCCGTGCGCGCCAGGTGTTCGACGCATTGCCTCTGCGCAACCAAATGCTGCTGCCGTGCCGTGCAGTCATTCTTCTCGATGTGTTTGGTTGGACGGTTGGTGTTCGGTGAAAGGGCAGTGGTCGCTGATGATGTTGTTTCTTTCCGCTCGCAGGGCCGATGATGGCGGCGGAGAAGAAACCGCACTCGCAGCCGGCGCTGTCGTGGTCGTCCATCCCGCTCGACCTGGCCGGCCTGGTGCTCCGCCTGCTCCCCACGTACGCCGACCGCGCCCGCTTCGCCGCGGTGTGCCCACAGTGGCGTGCCGCCGcgaggcggcagcagcagcagctgcccCCGCCACTGCCACTGCTCGCGCTGCCGGACGGCACCTTCTACAGCCTACCGTATACCAAGCCCTTCCGCTTCCCTGGCTGCGGCTTTGCTGGGTATCAGAGTGCCTGTGGCAACTGGCTCGTCTTCCCCCGTGACGACGGCTGCTTTTTGGTTGACCCCTTCTCTAGGGAGACAGTGACGCTCCCTGCTCTCTCCAGCGTCCGGCTTCGGCCTCCAAATGCAGTCGCTAAATGGTCAGAGGACGGCACGGTGAAATATGCGGACCCTTACACTACATGGATGCACATCAATACATCTGAGAAGCTACACATAAGTAAGCTAATCCTGTGCTCACCAAATCTCGTTGCAGCACTAGTCGGCATCGGATACACCAGTCAGATTCTCATGTGCCTGCCAGGGGCCTTGTCGTGGTCAGTACGCGCCTACGATCGGTGCAAGCGCTTCGAAGACATGTCATTTTACCAGGGAAAGCTCTACGCCGTTGCCAATGACGAGAACCTTCTTGTGGTTAACATCAGCCAGGACCAAAGCACCGGCGATCCGCAGGTCTCTCGGATTGGACAAGTCATCGAGGGTGAGCCATGGTATCCAGTTGTGTTCGCTGACAACACTATACCCTGCAAGAAGCTCTACCTGGTTGAAGGGCATGGGGCGTTGCTGATGGTTCGGAGGGTGATTTGGTGCAAGGTACCTGGACCTGGAATGCGCGGCAAAGTTGTTGCCAGAGAGAGCAGCTTTGAGGTTTTTGAGGCTGACTTTGAGCATTCACGGTGGGTCAAGGTGTCGGCTTTGGGGGGTTTGATGTTTCTAGGGCGAAGGTGCTCCAGGGTTTTGTCCTTGTCTCAGTTTCGGATCCTCGATGATCACATCTTTTTCTTGGATGATGATGAGGAGAATCTTGTGGAGTATGGCTATGACAAGGAGAACACTTCTTTCGGCACCTATGACATAAGATCTGACAGAGTCCGTTCTGTTCATCGAGATATTTCCTGGAAGCGTGGCGATGAGATGCGTCTGgcagcatggctcttcccacgggaCTGAAGCGGAGGTGTTATACTGTTATCCCTATGCAGGCTGCTTCTGGGTTATCTGACCGTGCCATAGCTGTTGTTGTTCAGTGGGTTTTTTGCAAGCTGCTCACATGTTACCTATCTGACCGTGGTATGTATGGTAGTTGATGTGGTCTTCAGTGGAACCCATGCAAGCCATGAAGTGCATTAGTAGTAATTTATCTGAGCTAGGTTACTctgttaggcctcctttggtttggaggaattatGTAGGAATTCCATGtgataggatttctataggaaaaattctttcagagccctttggttcataggaatagagtcctattcctatggaggaattcttcctatcctccacattttataggaaaacaaacattagcctagactcaacggaaaaaatcctatgatgtaAACCAAAGAGCATCTCCTTTCCAATTCCTAgtcataggatttgagatgcatgtcatctcatttcctatgacttttctattcctatgatttccttaccctatgaaccaaaggaggcctagtgCCTGTGTATTAGTACTTGTCTGAACTAGTAATTGTGGTGGTTGACATGCAAGCTGTTAACTACGGCGGTTTTCAACTGGTACCGTGGTTGTTGCCTGTGCCTACGAAAAAACTCAAAATGCATAACTTCTTCTCTGTATCTTTGACATGGTGGCCTCTTATATCTGAACTAGGTTACTCTGTTAGTTACAGTCTTATACTGGTACTCTGAACTAATTTATGGTCGTTAATGTGAAGCTGTTAACTGCATTGGTCTTCAACTGGTAGCTCTGATTGTTGTTGTGCGTATGGAAGATGTTTAAAACGCATAACTGCTTATATGTATCATTGGTGTCCTGGTCTTTTTTCTATTCTGTGATGATTTGGCACGGTGGTGTGTGACTCCCTGTAGTGGTAGATTTGTTTTTAGCTGAAGTAGCTGTGATGATCCTTACGCAGTTGTGCTGTTAGTGTGGCTTGAACACATATTTCAGCAACTTTTTCATGTATCGAGCCTTTTTTTTCTGTGAAAGCAATCATTAGATGGTAGGATATGTTCGTAGATAATTTATTTTGTATGGAATATTTTTAATTGTTAAGAATACTGTAAAGCTGCAAGAACATTTTATGGTCCTTTTATCGTTTTTGAAACATATTTCAAAACAATTGTACAAGATATTTGTTGGAAAACTTATTATTATGTTAACTATTAATTTATCAACCACAGTCtataaattatttatttatttaacatTAATAACAGTCAATCAATGAAAACTTAATCTTGTCTTCCAACCCACAGCATGGCTAAAGAAGGGGTCTAACACACCCAACATCTAATAGGGGTTTCCTAATGAAGAGTTTTTTTTTTGGCAAAAGGATCGCATGATCCATTTGAAAACGACATTGAGTCATTTGCACGTGAGATTTAAACAAATTTGGCTGACTAAAGGAAAATCCT encodes:
- the LOC119349554 gene encoding uncharacterized protein LOC119349554; translation: MSGAARTARRPQLRHRDDGAALSGPMMAAEKKPHSQPALSWSSIPLDLAGLVLRLLPTYADRARFAAVCPQWRAAARRQQQQLPPPLPLLALPDGTFYSLPYTKPFRFPGCGFAGYQSACGNWLVFPRDDGCFLVDPFSRETVTLPALSSVRLRPPNAVAKWSEDGTVKYADPYTTWMHINTSEKLHISKLILCSPNLVAALVGIGYTSQILMCLPGALSWSVRAYDRCKRFEDMSFYQGKLYAVANDENLLVVNISQDQSTGDPQVSRIGQVIEGEPWYPVVFADNTIPCKKLYLVEGHGALLMVRRVIWCKVPGPGMRGKVVARESSFEVFEADFEHSRWVKVSALGGLMFLGRRCSRVLSLSQFRILDDHIFFLDDDEENLVEYGYDKENTSFGTYDIRSDRVRSVHRDISWKRGDEMRLAAWLFPRD